From a single Pelmatolapia mariae isolate MD_Pm_ZW linkage group LG20, Pm_UMD_F_2, whole genome shotgun sequence genomic region:
- the src gene encoding proto-oncogene tyrosine-protein kinase Src isoform X1: MGGSKSKSKDVGQRTRSLDGNLSSGGGAGGHHLNSTQQSLTPNRSPTVDAGLSGNQSMANTAELALFGGVDNNSVTSSNCITRAGGVTTFVALYDYESRTATDLSFRKGERLQIVNNTRKVNCREGDWWLARSLTTGESGYIPSNYVAPSDSIQAEDHLKLALESRWYFGKITRRDSERLLLSLENRRGTFLVRESETTKGAYCLSVLDYDNTKGLNVKHYKIRKLDSGGFYITSRTQFNSLQQLVNHYRKHADGLCHSLTDICPVLKPQTQGLAKDAWEIPRESLRLDIKLGQGCFGEVWMGTWNGTTQVAIKTLKPATMSPEAFLQEAQVMKKLRHEKLVQLYAVVSEEPIYIVTEYMGQGSLLDFLKGDMGKMLRLPQLVDMAAQIASGMAYVERMNYVHRDLRAANILVGDNLVCKVADFGLARLIEDNEYTARQGAKFPIKWTAPEAALYGRFTIKSDVWSFGILLTELATKGRVPYPGMVNREVLDQVERGYRMPCPAECPESLHELMLSCWRKEPEERPTFEYLQGFLEDYFTSTEPQYQPGENL, from the exons ATGGGGGGATCCAAGAGCAAGTCCAAGGATGTAGGCCAACGAACACGCAGCCTCGATGGCAACCTCAGCTCGGGTGGTGGGGCTGGCGGCCACCACCTCAACTCCACTCAACAGTCCTTAACACCAAACCGCAGCCCTACTGTAGATGCAGGTCTCAGTGGGAATCAGTCAATGGCTAATACTGCAGAGCTGGCGCTCTTTGGAGGAGTGGACAATAACAGTGTCACCTCTTCAAACTGCATAACACGAGCAG GAGGGGTGACGACCTTTGTAGCGTTATACGATTATGAATCTCGAACAGCCACAGATCTGTCTTTTAGGAAGGGTGAACGGCTCCAGATAGTAAACAATAC GAGGAAGGTGAACTGCAG AGAAGGGGACTGGTGGCTGGCGCGCTCCCTGACCACCGGAGAGAGCGGTTATATCCCCAGCAATTATGTGGCTCCATCTGACTCCATCCAAGCAGAAGA TCATCTCAAACTGGCTCTAGAGTCCAG GTGGTACTTTGGCAAAATCACACGCCGCGATTCTGAGAGGCTGCTGCTGAGTTTAGAGAACAGGAGAGGGACTTTCCTGGTGCGAGAGAGTGAAACCACCAAGG GTGCCTACTGTCTGTCTGTATTGGATTATGACAACACAAAAGGGTTAAATGTGAAGCACTACAAGATCAGGAAGCTGGACAGTGGAGGCTTCTACATCACATCACGCACCCAGTTCAACTCCCTACAGCAGCTTGTCAATCATTACCGCA AGCATGCTGATGGATTGTGTCACAGCCTAACAGACATATGTCCTGTACTGAAGCCTCAGACTCAGGGCTTAGCAAAGGACGCCTGGGAGATCCCGAGAGAGTCTCTCCGTCTTGACATAAAGCTTGGACAGGGCTGCTTCGGAGAAGTCTGGATGG gaACATGGAACGGTACAACGCAGGTGGCGATCAAGACCCTGAAGCCCGCCACCATGTCCCCGGAGGCCTTCCTGCAGGAGGCTCAGGTCATGAAGAAGCTGAGACACGAAAAGCTGGTTCAGCTTTACGCTGTGGTGTCTGAGGAGCCGATTTACATCGTCACAGAGTACATGGGCCAAG GTAGCCTACTGGACTTTCTGAAAGGGGACATGGGTAAGATGCTTCGCCTTCCCCAGCTGGTGGACATGGCCGCACAG ATTGCTTCGGGGATGGCTTATGTCGAGAGGATGAACTATGTGCACCGTGATCTAAGAGCTGCTAACATCCTGGTGGGAGATAACCTGGTTTGCAAAGTGGCTGACTTTGGTTTGGCTCGCCTCATAGAGGATAACGAATATACTGCCAGGCAAG GTGCCAAGTTTCCCATCAAGTGGACGGCCCCTGAGGCTGCGCTGTATGGCCGCTTTACCATTAAATCAGATGTATGGTCATTTGGGATCCTACTGACTGAACTGGCTACTAAAGGCCGAGTCCCATACCCGG GTATGGTGAACCGGGAGGTGTTAGACCAGGTGGAGCGTGGTTATAGAATGCCGTGTCCAGCAGAGTGCCCCGAATCCCTTCATGAGCTGATGCTGAGCTGCTGGAGGAAGGAACCTGAGGAGAGGCCAACTTTCGAATACctgcagggcttcctggagGATTACTTTACCTCCACAGAGCCTCAGTACCAGCCAGGAGAGAACCTGTAA
- the src gene encoding proto-oncogene tyrosine-protein kinase Src isoform X2: MGGSKSKSKDVGQRTRSLDGNLSSGGGAGGHHLNSTQQSLTPNRSPTVDAGLSGNQSMANTAELALFGGVDNNSVTSSNCITRAGGVTTFVALYDYESRTATDLSFRKGERLQIVNNTEGDWWLARSLTTGESGYIPSNYVAPSDSIQAEDHLKLALESRWYFGKITRRDSERLLLSLENRRGTFLVRESETTKGAYCLSVLDYDNTKGLNVKHYKIRKLDSGGFYITSRTQFNSLQQLVNHYRKHADGLCHSLTDICPVLKPQTQGLAKDAWEIPRESLRLDIKLGQGCFGEVWMGTWNGTTQVAIKTLKPATMSPEAFLQEAQVMKKLRHEKLVQLYAVVSEEPIYIVTEYMGQGSLLDFLKGDMGKMLRLPQLVDMAAQIASGMAYVERMNYVHRDLRAANILVGDNLVCKVADFGLARLIEDNEYTARQGAKFPIKWTAPEAALYGRFTIKSDVWSFGILLTELATKGRVPYPGMVNREVLDQVERGYRMPCPAECPESLHELMLSCWRKEPEERPTFEYLQGFLEDYFTSTEPQYQPGENL, from the exons ATGGGGGGATCCAAGAGCAAGTCCAAGGATGTAGGCCAACGAACACGCAGCCTCGATGGCAACCTCAGCTCGGGTGGTGGGGCTGGCGGCCACCACCTCAACTCCACTCAACAGTCCTTAACACCAAACCGCAGCCCTACTGTAGATGCAGGTCTCAGTGGGAATCAGTCAATGGCTAATACTGCAGAGCTGGCGCTCTTTGGAGGAGTGGACAATAACAGTGTCACCTCTTCAAACTGCATAACACGAGCAG GAGGGGTGACGACCTTTGTAGCGTTATACGATTATGAATCTCGAACAGCCACAGATCTGTCTTTTAGGAAGGGTGAACGGCTCCAGATAGTAAACAATAC AGAAGGGGACTGGTGGCTGGCGCGCTCCCTGACCACCGGAGAGAGCGGTTATATCCCCAGCAATTATGTGGCTCCATCTGACTCCATCCAAGCAGAAGA TCATCTCAAACTGGCTCTAGAGTCCAG GTGGTACTTTGGCAAAATCACACGCCGCGATTCTGAGAGGCTGCTGCTGAGTTTAGAGAACAGGAGAGGGACTTTCCTGGTGCGAGAGAGTGAAACCACCAAGG GTGCCTACTGTCTGTCTGTATTGGATTATGACAACACAAAAGGGTTAAATGTGAAGCACTACAAGATCAGGAAGCTGGACAGTGGAGGCTTCTACATCACATCACGCACCCAGTTCAACTCCCTACAGCAGCTTGTCAATCATTACCGCA AGCATGCTGATGGATTGTGTCACAGCCTAACAGACATATGTCCTGTACTGAAGCCTCAGACTCAGGGCTTAGCAAAGGACGCCTGGGAGATCCCGAGAGAGTCTCTCCGTCTTGACATAAAGCTTGGACAGGGCTGCTTCGGAGAAGTCTGGATGG gaACATGGAACGGTACAACGCAGGTGGCGATCAAGACCCTGAAGCCCGCCACCATGTCCCCGGAGGCCTTCCTGCAGGAGGCTCAGGTCATGAAGAAGCTGAGACACGAAAAGCTGGTTCAGCTTTACGCTGTGGTGTCTGAGGAGCCGATTTACATCGTCACAGAGTACATGGGCCAAG GTAGCCTACTGGACTTTCTGAAAGGGGACATGGGTAAGATGCTTCGCCTTCCCCAGCTGGTGGACATGGCCGCACAG ATTGCTTCGGGGATGGCTTATGTCGAGAGGATGAACTATGTGCACCGTGATCTAAGAGCTGCTAACATCCTGGTGGGAGATAACCTGGTTTGCAAAGTGGCTGACTTTGGTTTGGCTCGCCTCATAGAGGATAACGAATATACTGCCAGGCAAG GTGCCAAGTTTCCCATCAAGTGGACGGCCCCTGAGGCTGCGCTGTATGGCCGCTTTACCATTAAATCAGATGTATGGTCATTTGGGATCCTACTGACTGAACTGGCTACTAAAGGCCGAGTCCCATACCCGG GTATGGTGAACCGGGAGGTGTTAGACCAGGTGGAGCGTGGTTATAGAATGCCGTGTCCAGCAGAGTGCCCCGAATCCCTTCATGAGCTGATGCTGAGCTGCTGGAGGAAGGAACCTGAGGAGAGGCCAACTTTCGAATACctgcagggcttcctggagGATTACTTTACCTCCACAGAGCCTCAGTACCAGCCAGGAGAGAACCTGTAA
- the src gene encoding proto-oncogene tyrosine-protein kinase Src isoform X3 encodes MGGSKSKSKDVGQRTRSLDGNLSSGGGAGGHHLNSTQQSLTPNRSPTVDAGLSGNQSMANTAELALFGGVDNNSVTSSNCITRAGGVTTFVALYDYESRTATDLSFRKGERLQIVNNTRKVNCREGDWWLARSLTTGESGYIPSNYVAPSDSIQAEEWYFGKITRRDSERLLLSLENRRGTFLVRESETTKGAYCLSVLDYDNTKGLNVKHYKIRKLDSGGFYITSRTQFNSLQQLVNHYRKHADGLCHSLTDICPVLKPQTQGLAKDAWEIPRESLRLDIKLGQGCFGEVWMGTWNGTTQVAIKTLKPATMSPEAFLQEAQVMKKLRHEKLVQLYAVVSEEPIYIVTEYMGQGSLLDFLKGDMGKMLRLPQLVDMAAQIASGMAYVERMNYVHRDLRAANILVGDNLVCKVADFGLARLIEDNEYTARQGAKFPIKWTAPEAALYGRFTIKSDVWSFGILLTELATKGRVPYPGMVNREVLDQVERGYRMPCPAECPESLHELMLSCWRKEPEERPTFEYLQGFLEDYFTSTEPQYQPGENL; translated from the exons ATGGGGGGATCCAAGAGCAAGTCCAAGGATGTAGGCCAACGAACACGCAGCCTCGATGGCAACCTCAGCTCGGGTGGTGGGGCTGGCGGCCACCACCTCAACTCCACTCAACAGTCCTTAACACCAAACCGCAGCCCTACTGTAGATGCAGGTCTCAGTGGGAATCAGTCAATGGCTAATACTGCAGAGCTGGCGCTCTTTGGAGGAGTGGACAATAACAGTGTCACCTCTTCAAACTGCATAACACGAGCAG GAGGGGTGACGACCTTTGTAGCGTTATACGATTATGAATCTCGAACAGCCACAGATCTGTCTTTTAGGAAGGGTGAACGGCTCCAGATAGTAAACAATAC GAGGAAGGTGAACTGCAG AGAAGGGGACTGGTGGCTGGCGCGCTCCCTGACCACCGGAGAGAGCGGTTATATCCCCAGCAATTATGTGGCTCCATCTGACTCCATCCAAGCAGAAGA GTGGTACTTTGGCAAAATCACACGCCGCGATTCTGAGAGGCTGCTGCTGAGTTTAGAGAACAGGAGAGGGACTTTCCTGGTGCGAGAGAGTGAAACCACCAAGG GTGCCTACTGTCTGTCTGTATTGGATTATGACAACACAAAAGGGTTAAATGTGAAGCACTACAAGATCAGGAAGCTGGACAGTGGAGGCTTCTACATCACATCACGCACCCAGTTCAACTCCCTACAGCAGCTTGTCAATCATTACCGCA AGCATGCTGATGGATTGTGTCACAGCCTAACAGACATATGTCCTGTACTGAAGCCTCAGACTCAGGGCTTAGCAAAGGACGCCTGGGAGATCCCGAGAGAGTCTCTCCGTCTTGACATAAAGCTTGGACAGGGCTGCTTCGGAGAAGTCTGGATGG gaACATGGAACGGTACAACGCAGGTGGCGATCAAGACCCTGAAGCCCGCCACCATGTCCCCGGAGGCCTTCCTGCAGGAGGCTCAGGTCATGAAGAAGCTGAGACACGAAAAGCTGGTTCAGCTTTACGCTGTGGTGTCTGAGGAGCCGATTTACATCGTCACAGAGTACATGGGCCAAG GTAGCCTACTGGACTTTCTGAAAGGGGACATGGGTAAGATGCTTCGCCTTCCCCAGCTGGTGGACATGGCCGCACAG ATTGCTTCGGGGATGGCTTATGTCGAGAGGATGAACTATGTGCACCGTGATCTAAGAGCTGCTAACATCCTGGTGGGAGATAACCTGGTTTGCAAAGTGGCTGACTTTGGTTTGGCTCGCCTCATAGAGGATAACGAATATACTGCCAGGCAAG GTGCCAAGTTTCCCATCAAGTGGACGGCCCCTGAGGCTGCGCTGTATGGCCGCTTTACCATTAAATCAGATGTATGGTCATTTGGGATCCTACTGACTGAACTGGCTACTAAAGGCCGAGTCCCATACCCGG GTATGGTGAACCGGGAGGTGTTAGACCAGGTGGAGCGTGGTTATAGAATGCCGTGTCCAGCAGAGTGCCCCGAATCCCTTCATGAGCTGATGCTGAGCTGCTGGAGGAAGGAACCTGAGGAGAGGCCAACTTTCGAATACctgcagggcttcctggagGATTACTTTACCTCCACAGAGCCTCAGTACCAGCCAGGAGAGAACCTGTAA
- the src gene encoding proto-oncogene tyrosine-protein kinase Src isoform X4, translating to MGGSKSKSKDVGQRTRSLDGNLSSGGGAGGHHLNSTQQSLTPNRSPTVDAGLSGNQSMANTAELALFGGVDNNSVTSSNCITRAGGVTTFVALYDYESRTATDLSFRKGERLQIVNNTEGDWWLARSLTTGESGYIPSNYVAPSDSIQAEEWYFGKITRRDSERLLLSLENRRGTFLVRESETTKGAYCLSVLDYDNTKGLNVKHYKIRKLDSGGFYITSRTQFNSLQQLVNHYRKHADGLCHSLTDICPVLKPQTQGLAKDAWEIPRESLRLDIKLGQGCFGEVWMGTWNGTTQVAIKTLKPATMSPEAFLQEAQVMKKLRHEKLVQLYAVVSEEPIYIVTEYMGQGSLLDFLKGDMGKMLRLPQLVDMAAQIASGMAYVERMNYVHRDLRAANILVGDNLVCKVADFGLARLIEDNEYTARQGAKFPIKWTAPEAALYGRFTIKSDVWSFGILLTELATKGRVPYPGMVNREVLDQVERGYRMPCPAECPESLHELMLSCWRKEPEERPTFEYLQGFLEDYFTSTEPQYQPGENL from the exons ATGGGGGGATCCAAGAGCAAGTCCAAGGATGTAGGCCAACGAACACGCAGCCTCGATGGCAACCTCAGCTCGGGTGGTGGGGCTGGCGGCCACCACCTCAACTCCACTCAACAGTCCTTAACACCAAACCGCAGCCCTACTGTAGATGCAGGTCTCAGTGGGAATCAGTCAATGGCTAATACTGCAGAGCTGGCGCTCTTTGGAGGAGTGGACAATAACAGTGTCACCTCTTCAAACTGCATAACACGAGCAG GAGGGGTGACGACCTTTGTAGCGTTATACGATTATGAATCTCGAACAGCCACAGATCTGTCTTTTAGGAAGGGTGAACGGCTCCAGATAGTAAACAATAC AGAAGGGGACTGGTGGCTGGCGCGCTCCCTGACCACCGGAGAGAGCGGTTATATCCCCAGCAATTATGTGGCTCCATCTGACTCCATCCAAGCAGAAGA GTGGTACTTTGGCAAAATCACACGCCGCGATTCTGAGAGGCTGCTGCTGAGTTTAGAGAACAGGAGAGGGACTTTCCTGGTGCGAGAGAGTGAAACCACCAAGG GTGCCTACTGTCTGTCTGTATTGGATTATGACAACACAAAAGGGTTAAATGTGAAGCACTACAAGATCAGGAAGCTGGACAGTGGAGGCTTCTACATCACATCACGCACCCAGTTCAACTCCCTACAGCAGCTTGTCAATCATTACCGCA AGCATGCTGATGGATTGTGTCACAGCCTAACAGACATATGTCCTGTACTGAAGCCTCAGACTCAGGGCTTAGCAAAGGACGCCTGGGAGATCCCGAGAGAGTCTCTCCGTCTTGACATAAAGCTTGGACAGGGCTGCTTCGGAGAAGTCTGGATGG gaACATGGAACGGTACAACGCAGGTGGCGATCAAGACCCTGAAGCCCGCCACCATGTCCCCGGAGGCCTTCCTGCAGGAGGCTCAGGTCATGAAGAAGCTGAGACACGAAAAGCTGGTTCAGCTTTACGCTGTGGTGTCTGAGGAGCCGATTTACATCGTCACAGAGTACATGGGCCAAG GTAGCCTACTGGACTTTCTGAAAGGGGACATGGGTAAGATGCTTCGCCTTCCCCAGCTGGTGGACATGGCCGCACAG ATTGCTTCGGGGATGGCTTATGTCGAGAGGATGAACTATGTGCACCGTGATCTAAGAGCTGCTAACATCCTGGTGGGAGATAACCTGGTTTGCAAAGTGGCTGACTTTGGTTTGGCTCGCCTCATAGAGGATAACGAATATACTGCCAGGCAAG GTGCCAAGTTTCCCATCAAGTGGACGGCCCCTGAGGCTGCGCTGTATGGCCGCTTTACCATTAAATCAGATGTATGGTCATTTGGGATCCTACTGACTGAACTGGCTACTAAAGGCCGAGTCCCATACCCGG GTATGGTGAACCGGGAGGTGTTAGACCAGGTGGAGCGTGGTTATAGAATGCCGTGTCCAGCAGAGTGCCCCGAATCCCTTCATGAGCTGATGCTGAGCTGCTGGAGGAAGGAACCTGAGGAGAGGCCAACTTTCGAATACctgcagggcttcctggagGATTACTTTACCTCCACAGAGCCTCAGTACCAGCCAGGAGAGAACCTGTAA